From Primulina tabacum isolate GXHZ01 chromosome 2, ASM2559414v2, whole genome shotgun sequence, one genomic window encodes:
- the LOC142537262 gene encoding DNA glycosylase/AP lyase ROS1-like isoform X2, giving the protein MPKLKFVGRLRTVHQVYEVPDSHPLLARFEKREPDDPCPYLLAIWRNDETVKSSRPPKGACSRQEWITCDVGTCCLRDEVQKQNEELIQVTMLIPCRTANRGSFPLNGTYFQVNEVFADHESSHRPIPVPRKWIWNLRRRSLYCGTSTTSTFRGMTTDEIQYCFWRGNKS; this is encoded by the exons ATGCCTAAGCTAAAGTTCGTGGGCCGGTTAAGGACAGTACACCAAGT CTATGAAGTTCCAGATTCACACCCTCTTTTGGCAAGG TTTGAAAAACGAGAACCTGACGATCCATGCCCATATCTTCTTGCAATATGGAGAAACG ACGAAACTGTAAAGTCTTCCCGACCTCCAAAAGGTGCATGCAGTCGTCAGGAGTGGATTACATGTGATGTTGGTACATGCTGCTTGAGAGATGAGGTTCAGAAACAAAATGAGGAGTTAATTCAAGTGACAATGTTG ATACCATGCCGGACTGCAAATAGGGGGTCCTTTCCTCTGAATGGAACATATTTTCAGGTCAACGAG GTTTTTGCAGATCATGAATCCAGCCATCGGCCAATACCTGTTCCAAGAAAATGGATTTGGAATTTACGGAGAAGGTCATTGTATTGTGGAACATCCACGACATCAACATTTAGAG GCATGACAACAGATGAGATACAATATTGCTTCTGGAGAGGTAACAAGTCTTAA
- the LOC142537262 gene encoding DNA glycosylase/AP lyase ROS1-like isoform X3 produces MPKLKFVGRLRTVHQVYEVPDSHPLLARFEKREPDDPCPYLLAIWRNGACSRQEWITCDVGTCCLRDEVQKQNEELIQVTMLQIPCRTANRGSFPLNGTYFQVNEVFADHESSHRPIPVPRKWIWNLRRRSLYCGTSTTSTFRGMTTDEIQYCFWRGNKS; encoded by the exons ATGCCTAAGCTAAAGTTCGTGGGCCGGTTAAGGACAGTACACCAAGT CTATGAAGTTCCAGATTCACACCCTCTTTTGGCAAGG TTTGAAAAACGAGAACCTGACGATCCATGCCCATATCTTCTTGCAATATGGAGAAACG GTGCATGCAGTCGTCAGGAGTGGATTACATGTGATGTTGGTACATGCTGCTTGAGAGATGAGGTTCAGAAACAAAATGAGGAGTTAATTCAAGTGACAATGTTG CAGATACCATGCCGGACTGCAAATAGGGGGTCCTTTCCTCTGAATGGAACATATTTTCAGGTCAACGAG GTTTTTGCAGATCATGAATCCAGCCATCGGCCAATACCTGTTCCAAGAAAATGGATTTGGAATTTACGGAGAAGGTCATTGTATTGTGGAACATCCACGACATCAACATTTAGAG GCATGACAACAGATGAGATACAATATTGCTTCTGGAGAGGTAACAAGTCTTAA
- the LOC142537262 gene encoding DNA glycosylase/AP lyase ROS1-like isoform X4, protein MPKLKFVGRLRTVHQVYEVPDSHPLLARFEKREPDDPCPYLLAIWRNGACSRQEWITCDVGTCCLRDEVQKQNEELIQVTMLIPCRTANRGSFPLNGTYFQVNEVFADHESSHRPIPVPRKWIWNLRRRSLYCGTSTTSTFRGMTTDEIQYCFWRGNKS, encoded by the exons ATGCCTAAGCTAAAGTTCGTGGGCCGGTTAAGGACAGTACACCAAGT CTATGAAGTTCCAGATTCACACCCTCTTTTGGCAAGG TTTGAAAAACGAGAACCTGACGATCCATGCCCATATCTTCTTGCAATATGGAGAAACG GTGCATGCAGTCGTCAGGAGTGGATTACATGTGATGTTGGTACATGCTGCTTGAGAGATGAGGTTCAGAAACAAAATGAGGAGTTAATTCAAGTGACAATGTTG ATACCATGCCGGACTGCAAATAGGGGGTCCTTTCCTCTGAATGGAACATATTTTCAGGTCAACGAG GTTTTTGCAGATCATGAATCCAGCCATCGGCCAATACCTGTTCCAAGAAAATGGATTTGGAATTTACGGAGAAGGTCATTGTATTGTGGAACATCCACGACATCAACATTTAGAG GCATGACAACAGATGAGATACAATATTGCTTCTGGAGAGGTAACAAGTCTTAA
- the LOC142537262 gene encoding DNA glycosylase/AP lyase ROS1-like isoform X1 codes for MPKLKFVGRLRTVHQVYEVPDSHPLLARFEKREPDDPCPYLLAIWRNDETVKSSRPPKGACSRQEWITCDVGTCCLRDEVQKQNEELIQVTMLQIPCRTANRGSFPLNGTYFQVNEVFADHESSHRPIPVPRKWIWNLRRRSLYCGTSTTSTFRGMTTDEIQYCFWRGNKS; via the exons ATGCCTAAGCTAAAGTTCGTGGGCCGGTTAAGGACAGTACACCAAGT CTATGAAGTTCCAGATTCACACCCTCTTTTGGCAAGG TTTGAAAAACGAGAACCTGACGATCCATGCCCATATCTTCTTGCAATATGGAGAAACG ACGAAACTGTAAAGTCTTCCCGACCTCCAAAAGGTGCATGCAGTCGTCAGGAGTGGATTACATGTGATGTTGGTACATGCTGCTTGAGAGATGAGGTTCAGAAACAAAATGAGGAGTTAATTCAAGTGACAATGTTG CAGATACCATGCCGGACTGCAAATAGGGGGTCCTTTCCTCTGAATGGAACATATTTTCAGGTCAACGAG GTTTTTGCAGATCATGAATCCAGCCATCGGCCAATACCTGTTCCAAGAAAATGGATTTGGAATTTACGGAGAAGGTCATTGTATTGTGGAACATCCACGACATCAACATTTAGAG GCATGACAACAGATGAGATACAATATTGCTTCTGGAGAGGTAACAAGTCTTAA